One stretch of Castor canadensis chromosome 14, mCasCan1.hap1v2, whole genome shotgun sequence DNA includes these proteins:
- the Vdac3 gene encoding non-selective voltage-gated ion channel VDAC3 isoform X1, producing MILYLNILCRENVLQSNIQCWPEVAVDMCNTPTYCDLGKAAKDVFNKGYGFGMVKIDLRTKSCSGVEFSTSGHAYTDTGKASGNLETKYKVCNYGLTFTQKWNTDNTLGTEISLENKLAEGLKLTLDTIFVPNTGKKSGKLKASYKHDCFSLGSNVDIDFSGPTIYGWAVLAFEGWLAGYQMSFDTAKSKLSQNNFALGYKAADFQLHTHVNDGTEFGGSIYQKVNEKIETSINLAWTAGSNNTRFGIAAKYKLDCRTSLSAKVNNASLIGLGYTQTLRPGVKLTLSALIDGKNFNAGGHKVGLGFELEA from the exons ataTGTGTAACACACCGACTTATTGTGACCTAGGAAAGGCTGCCAAGGATGTTTTCAACAAGGGATATG GATTTGGCATGGTCAAAATAGATCTGAGAACCAAGTCTTGTAGTGGAGTG GAGTTTTCTACTTCAGGACATGCTTATACTGATACAGGGAAAGCATCAGGCAACCTAGAGACCAAATACAAGGTCTGTAACTATGGACTTACCTTCACCCAAAAGTGGAACACAGATAATACTCTTGGGACAGAAATCTCTTTGGAAAATAAG TTGGCTGAAGGGTTGAAACTGACTCTTGATACCATATTTGTACCGAACACAGG aaagAAGAGCGGGAAATTGAAGGCCTCCTATAAACATGATTGTTTCAGTCTTGGCAGTAATGTTGATATAGATTTTTCTGGACCAACCATCTATGGCTGGGCTGTGTTAGCCTTTGAAGGTTGGCTCGCTGGCTATCAGATGAGTTTCGACACAGCCAAATCCAAACTGTCTCAGAATAATTTTGCCCTGGGTTACAAGGCTGCAGACTTCCAGCTGCATACTCATGT GAATGACGGCACAGAATTTGGAGGCTCTATCTACCAGAAAGTTAATGAGAAGATTGAAACGTCAATAAACCTTGCGTGGACGGCTGGTAGCAACAACACCCGTTTTGGCATTGCTGCTAAATACAAACTGGATTGTAGAACTTCTCTATCT GCTAAAGTAAATAACGCCAGCCTAATTGGACTGGGTTACACTCAGACCCTTCGACCAG gaGTCAAACTGACCCTGTCAGCTTTAATCGATGGGAAGAACTTCAATGCAGGAGGGCACAAGGTTGGGTTGGGATTTGAACTGGAagcttaa
- the Vdac3 gene encoding non-selective voltage-gated ion channel VDAC3 isoform X2: MCNTPTYCDLGKAAKDVFNKGYGFGMVKIDLRTKSCSGVEFSTSGHAYTDTGKASGNLETKYKVCNYGLTFTQKWNTDNTLGTEISLENKLAEGLKLTLDTIFVPNTGKKSGKLKASYKHDCFSLGSNVDIDFSGPTIYGWAVLAFEGWLAGYQMSFDTAKSKLSQNNFALGYKAADFQLHTHVNDGTEFGGSIYQKVNEKIETSINLAWTAGSNNTRFGIAAKYKLDCRTSLSAKVNNASLIGLGYTQTLRPGVKLTLSALIDGKNFNAGGHKVGLGFELEA; encoded by the exons aTGTGTAACACACCGACTTATTGTGACCTAGGAAAGGCTGCCAAGGATGTTTTCAACAAGGGATATG GATTTGGCATGGTCAAAATAGATCTGAGAACCAAGTCTTGTAGTGGAGTG GAGTTTTCTACTTCAGGACATGCTTATACTGATACAGGGAAAGCATCAGGCAACCTAGAGACCAAATACAAGGTCTGTAACTATGGACTTACCTTCACCCAAAAGTGGAACACAGATAATACTCTTGGGACAGAAATCTCTTTGGAAAATAAG TTGGCTGAAGGGTTGAAACTGACTCTTGATACCATATTTGTACCGAACACAGG aaagAAGAGCGGGAAATTGAAGGCCTCCTATAAACATGATTGTTTCAGTCTTGGCAGTAATGTTGATATAGATTTTTCTGGACCAACCATCTATGGCTGGGCTGTGTTAGCCTTTGAAGGTTGGCTCGCTGGCTATCAGATGAGTTTCGACACAGCCAAATCCAAACTGTCTCAGAATAATTTTGCCCTGGGTTACAAGGCTGCAGACTTCCAGCTGCATACTCATGT GAATGACGGCACAGAATTTGGAGGCTCTATCTACCAGAAAGTTAATGAGAAGATTGAAACGTCAATAAACCTTGCGTGGACGGCTGGTAGCAACAACACCCGTTTTGGCATTGCTGCTAAATACAAACTGGATTGTAGAACTTCTCTATCT GCTAAAGTAAATAACGCCAGCCTAATTGGACTGGGTTACACTCAGACCCTTCGACCAG gaGTCAAACTGACCCTGTCAGCTTTAATCGATGGGAAGAACTTCAATGCAGGAGGGCACAAGGTTGGGTTGGGATTTGAACTGGAagcttaa